The sequence GAAGTTGTCACGATCGCAAAGAAAGATGGGCTAAAGATTGAAGTTATTGAATTCAGTGACTTTATCCTACCTAACATTGCTTTAAATCAAGGTGATCTGGATGCGAACAGTTATCAGCATCAACCATTTTTGGATAATCAGATTAAAGATCGCGGCTTTAAGCTGACTTCTGTCGGTAAGACAGTTTTGATGCCACTTGGCATTTATTCTAAAAGAATTAAGAACCTTAATGAAGTAAAAGAAGGCGCAACCATTGGCATTCCAAACGATCCCACCAATGGTGGACGTGCCTTATTGCTTCTTGAAAAAGCTGGCCTTATCACTCTAAAGAAAAAAGACCTACCGAGTGTTTTTGATATTTCGGAAAACTCTAAAAAACTAAATATAAAAGAATTAGATGCGCCGCTGCTCCCCCGATCATTAGATGACTTGGACTTAGCGGTGATTAACACGGACTGGGTTATTTTAGCAAAGCTCAATCCAAAGTCAGCTTTAATATCAGAGTCTATCGAGTCTCCCTATACGAATGTGATAGCCGTTAGAATAGCGGACCAAGAGAACGATGATGTGAAAAAATTGGTTAAGGCTTACCAATCACAAGAAATTAAAGATTTCATTCACAGTAAATTTGCTGGGGCAATCTTAGGAGCTAATTAATCTATCTGATCTTTAAGATTAGATAGATTTAATACCTGCCTTAAGGTTTGCCAATCCACGTTTTTCTTATTGGCATAATTTATCTGTTTGCTCACCTTACAGAATACTCTGTTACACCCCTCTATTTTCCTAATTCTTAATAGAAAGGAAAAGAGAGGGCTCATTTTTATCCAAGCCTATCGAAATGTTGTGCTTGAAAAACTAAAAAGCTAACCCAACTATATTTTTTAGTGCTGGTTACGATTTATTAAACCAAAGGGAAATACCATATCTCCTTGGATAATATAAATGGTAGGTATAGTTTAATGATAGTTTTTAAGTATTTTAAAAAATTTTCCTTATTTATAGCCATTCTTCTTGGTACTAACTATTTACAGGCGATGGAAGAAAATCTGGATCCCTTTAAATTTAAAATTGGATTTGAATTTCAGGAAGCAAATCATTTGTTTCCAGCGGGTGAAAATAACTTCTCTATTCAGAAAAAAACTATCTTTACTGCTGTGAAAGACAATAAGGAATTATGGCATTTAGAAATTGACGGAAGTGATATAGAGTTTGTAACGCCTCCTTTTTTACCTCATGACACAGAAGATTTACTTGTCAGTATACAGTCTATTACTGAAGCTTGTAACACTTTAAAGAATTTAATGGAAAACAAAATTGATAAAATATCATTTCGGGAATGGATAGAAGGTACAAATATCGAACTCACTTCTCAGGAGCAAACACTATTAAAGCAAGTAGAATTACGCCCAAATTTATTATTAAATAATGAAGTCCTAAAAAATAGACATGCTGAACTTCTAAAGAAACAAGAACAATCCTTACCGGGCTTAAAAAAAATATTTGTAGAAAGGGGAATTGAATTAGTAACAGATCATGAAGACAAGACATATGATAAAATTGCGGATATGTACCTTATAATTAATAGGAGCTGGGTTCCAAAATTTATGCCTCAAGTCACAATTCAACATTCTTTAAAAGATACTATACCGTTACTTATGAGTTTATTTGGCTCTCTCTCAGAACAACCCACCAAAATTGAAAATAA is a genomic window of Candidatus Paracaedibacter acanthamoebae containing:
- a CDS encoding MetQ/NlpA family ABC transporter substrate-binding protein, which produces MKKFTLMVLLSVTNAFAFKLGVTAGPHAIIAEEVVTIAKKDGLKIEVIEFSDFILPNIALNQGDLDANSYQHQPFLDNQIKDRGFKLTSVGKTVLMPLGIYSKRIKNLNEVKEGATIGIPNDPTNGGRALLLLEKAGLITLKKKDLPSVFDISENSKKLNIKELDAPLLPRSLDDLDLAVINTDWVILAKLNPKSALISESIESPYTNVIAVRIADQENDDVKKLVKAYQSQEIKDFIHSKFAGAILGAN